From the genome of Scytonema hofmannii PCC 7110, one region includes:
- a CDS encoding YidH family protein, which yields MTTDAPEKPEKPKSPSADRVREHLANERTYLAWMRSGISLMGFGVLIVRIRILRPPLAPQGPGNGWKLGLAFSLVGLLTVMLSTQHYLVVRRDIDEDAYEPADRWVILSSLAVILLGIGVVYYVFTIPLDSLNSVIVE from the coding sequence ATGACAACAGATGCACCAGAAAAACCAGAAAAACCAAAAAGCCCCAGTGCCGATCGAGTTCGAGAACATCTGGCCAACGAGCGCACTTACTTAGCATGGATGAGAAGTGGAATCTCCCTCATGGGTTTTGGTGTTCTCATTGTCCGGATTCGCATACTCCGCCCTCCCCTTGCACCTCAAGGTCCGGGTAATGGCTGGAAGTTAGGGTTAGCCTTTTCACTAGTTGGATTGCTAACGGTCATGCTTTCAACCCAGCACTACCTTGTCGTTCGTCGAGATATTGACGAGGATGCCTATGAACCAGCAGACCGTTGGGTTATTCTTTCTAGCCTTGCTGTGATTCTCTTGGGAATTGGAGTTGTCTATTACGTTTTTACCATTCCTCTTGACTCATTAAATTCCGTAATAGTTGAGTAA
- a CDS encoding RrF2 family transcriptional regulator, whose product MNSSILIKDLNSQNYTLLDLSSKVEYALLALLELASNKGKRQPLTMSEITARQPIPERYLEQILTSLRRGGLVQSHRGSRGGFVLVREPWQITLLEIVTVVEGERKERESSLPPTLEKNLVHEVWDRANNAAIEVLRHYTLQDLCQEREARIQQGPMYYI is encoded by the coding sequence ATGAACAGTAGTATATTGATTAAGGACTTGAATAGCCAAAACTACACTCTTTTGGATTTGTCTTCCAAAGTAGAGTATGCACTGCTAGCTCTTTTAGAACTAGCAAGCAATAAAGGAAAAAGACAACCACTCACGATGAGCGAGATTACCGCCAGACAACCCATACCCGAACGCTATCTGGAACAAATTCTCACCAGTTTGCGGCGAGGGGGTCTGGTACAAAGCCATCGTGGCTCAAGAGGCGGATTCGTTTTAGTTCGAGAACCTTGGCAGATTACCTTATTGGAAATTGTGACTGTCGTTGAAGGTGAGCGGAAGGAGAGAGAATCTTCTCTTCCCCCCACTTTGGAAAAGAACTTAGTTCATGAAGTCTGGGATCGAGCCAATAATGCTGCTATTGAGGTTTTACGCCACTATACACTCCAAGATTTGTGCCAGGAAAGGGAAGCTCGCATACAACAGGGTCCAATGTATTACATTTAG
- a CDS encoding FtsW/RodA/SpoVE family cell cycle protein: protein MNLRRLIPFFDDSVSSWALEARLLRWLTLIWLFVGLIVLFSASYAVADDRHNDGLYYFKRQVLWVFVALIIFNIIVNLPLRRIVNISHWFVILLLGLIFLTLIPGLGRKAFDASRWIAIGSIPIQPSELIKPFLVLQSARLFGQWERLSWRVRFFWLGIFCLIIVGILIQPNLSTAALCGMTIWLIALAAGLPYKYLGGTAVGGVLLAVLSISIKEYQRKRVLSFLNPWADPTGDGYQLVQSLLAVGSGRQWGSGFGLSQQKLFYLPIQDTDFIFAVFAEEFGFVGSMVLLVLLALYATLGLIIALKTKHSVYRLVAIGVTVLMVGQSLLHVGVTTGALPTTGLPLPMFSYGGNSMIASLLSAALLIRVARESSEADVVPLREEPENRRRRRFFQRNNLS, encoded by the coding sequence GTGAATTTACGCCGCCTGATTCCATTCTTCGATGACTCCGTGTCCAGTTGGGCGCTTGAGGCACGGTTATTGCGTTGGTTGACATTGATATGGCTGTTTGTGGGATTAATCGTTCTGTTTTCTGCATCATATGCCGTTGCGGACGATCGCCACAATGATGGGCTGTATTACTTCAAGCGTCAAGTCCTGTGGGTGTTTGTAGCATTAATAATATTCAATATTATCGTGAATCTGCCCTTACGCAGGATCGTAAACATATCCCACTGGTTTGTCATATTGCTATTGGGGCTGATTTTCCTCACTTTGATACCGGGATTGGGAAGAAAAGCATTTGATGCATCGCGCTGGATAGCTATAGGATCGATACCAATTCAACCCTCCGAACTCATTAAACCCTTTTTAGTGTTACAAAGTGCGCGACTTTTTGGTCAATGGGAAAGGTTAAGTTGGCGAGTGCGCTTTTTTTGGCTGGGCATTTTTTGTCTGATTATTGTAGGAATTTTAATACAGCCTAACTTAAGTACAGCAGCACTATGCGGGATGACGATTTGGCTGATTGCCCTGGCTGCGGGATTACCCTACAAGTACTTGGGAGGAACAGCAGTTGGGGGAGTACTGTTGGCAGTTCTGAGTATTAGCATTAAAGAATATCAGCGCAAACGAGTACTTTCTTTCCTAAATCCATGGGCAGATCCAACTGGAGATGGCTATCAACTCGTGCAAAGTTTGCTTGCTGTCGGTTCTGGTAGGCAATGGGGATCGGGGTTTGGACTTTCTCAACAAAAGTTATTTTATTTGCCAATTCAAGACACCGATTTTATTTTTGCTGTCTTTGCTGAAGAGTTTGGTTTCGTTGGCAGTATGGTGCTGTTAGTACTGCTCGCTTTATATGCCACTTTAGGATTAATCATAGCTCTTAAGACCAAACATTCAGTTTATCGACTTGTGGCAATCGGGGTAACAGTTTTGATGGTGGGACAATCATTACTTCATGTTGGTGTAACCACTGGTGCTTTGCCAACAACTGGATTACCGTTACCCATGTTTAGTTATGGTGGAAATTCGATGATTGCTAGTTTACTATCTGCTGCTTTATTGATTCGTGTGGCACGAGAAAGCAGTGAAGCCGATGTAGTACCGTTGCGAGAAGAACCAGAGAACAGGCGAAGACGAAGATTTTTCCAGAGAAATAATCTCAGTTGA
- the thrS gene encoding threonine--tRNA ligase, which translates to MYDHRVLAKNMDLFHFEEHSPGMVFWHPMGLRLFRVIEDYMRQVYQSHGFEEVRSPLVLSRSLWEKSGHWEKFGNNMFFVGSINQDKHADVENPELEAIDYALKPMSCPAHIAIYKSRKRSYREIPMRLMEFGIVHRNEPSGSLSGCMRLRQFVQDDAHIFCQEMDLTNEINNFLKMVNEVYSAFGYKNFAIRISTRPQQRLGSDTLWDKSEAALIGACQALGYAYEILPGEGAFYGPKIEVSLEDRLGRSWQCGTIQVDFNLPQIFELSFVNKDGQLEQPVILHQAVLGSLERWIGILLENQEGALPLWLAPVQIAVASISEKSADWAEAIAQEIESMGIRTELYVGERTISKKIRELSAKKVPLIAVVGEQEKVNGTVNLRRLGVAGQEEIKLVKLKEELKP; encoded by the coding sequence ATGTACGACCATCGAGTTCTTGCTAAAAATATGGATCTGTTTCATTTTGAAGAACACAGTCCGGGTATGGTTTTCTGGCATCCCATGGGTTTGAGACTCTTCCGGGTTATCGAAGACTACATGCGGCAAGTTTATCAGTCTCACGGGTTTGAGGAAGTGAGATCGCCTTTAGTATTGAGCCGTTCACTTTGGGAAAAATCCGGTCACTGGGAAAAATTTGGCAACAATATGTTTTTTGTGGGTAGCATCAACCAAGATAAACACGCTGATGTAGAAAACCCAGAATTAGAAGCTATCGATTATGCTTTAAAACCAATGTCTTGTCCGGCTCACATTGCTATTTACAAATCACGCAAGCGGAGTTATCGAGAAATTCCCATGCGACTGATGGAGTTTGGTATTGTTCATCGCAATGAACCTTCTGGCTCTTTATCTGGTTGTATGCGCCTGCGTCAGTTTGTACAGGATGATGCCCATATTTTCTGTCAAGAAATGGATTTGACGAACGAGATTAATAACTTTCTCAAGATGGTAAATGAAGTTTATTCAGCATTTGGCTACAAAAATTTTGCTATCCGGATTTCTACAAGACCACAACAGCGATTGGGTTCTGACACGCTTTGGGACAAATCGGAGGCAGCACTGATAGGAGCATGCCAAGCTTTAGGATATGCTTACGAGATATTACCGGGAGAAGGCGCTTTTTATGGGCCTAAAATCGAGGTTAGCCTGGAAGATCGTCTTGGAAGATCTTGGCAGTGCGGCACAATTCAAGTTGACTTTAACCTCCCCCAAATTTTTGAGCTTTCTTTTGTCAATAAAGATGGGCAACTTGAACAACCAGTCATCTTACACCAGGCAGTTTTAGGCTCTCTTGAACGCTGGATCGGAATTTTGTTGGAGAATCAAGAGGGTGCATTGCCTCTTTGGTTAGCTCCAGTTCAAATTGCTGTCGCTTCGATTTCGGAAAAATCTGCAGATTGGGCAGAAGCGATCGCACAAGAGATCGAGTCAATGGGAATTAGAACAGAACTTTACGTTGGCGAGCGCACGATTTCTAAAAAGATTCGAGAACTCTCAGCAAAAAAAGTTCCTTTGATTGCGGTAGTTGGCGAACAAGAAAAAGTCAATGGTACTGTTAACCTTCGCCGATTGGGTGTTGCAGGGCAAGAAGAAATTAAATTGGTCAAGCTGAAGGAGGAGCTAAAGCCTTAG
- a CDS encoding EAL domain-containing protein yields MELEICQQSKVDLQELKQQRAIAELAQRALANTNLSVLMDETVHLVAQVLDVKLSGILELLPGGNILLLQAGVGWHEGLVGSAMTGTEPSSLFGHTLLTSKPVIVDDLRVESRFDGSPLLHNHRVVSGISIAIATQGKVFGIIGAYVTQDRIFTDDDRYFLQSVANVLALAIDRKESEERLHLMERAIAASSNGIVLTDALQPDNPIIYVNSAFEKITGYQASEILGQNCRFLQGNEQNQPALNDLRHAMIEQRDCHVTLRNYRKDGTLFWNELYIAPVFDSLGYLTHFIGVQTDITQRQEALLALRQREEQYRRIVETAGEGIWLLNQDNQTTFVNQQMASMLGYTTEEMLGKTLFSFMDEEGVAITNTYLERRHQGIHEMHDFKFRCKDGSALWAIVSCAPLFDEQKNYAGVLGMVTNITERKHMEEKLAYQAFYDALTGLPNRVLFMERLGQAIAQVKCHPENLFAVLFLDLDRFKVVNDSLGHAVGDQLLVAIAQRLQSCLRQNDTVARLGGDEFTILLSHIQTIEDATLVAERIHHVLKSPFNLSGSEVFTSASIGIAVGKTQYDQPADVLRDADTALYRAKEQGKSGHIVFDTVMYDQAVALLQLETQLRRALERQELRVYYQPIVSVSTGAITGFEALVRWQHPQQGMISPDKFIPIAEETGLIVSIGQWVLRESCQQLRQWQKQFPALESLSISVNLSAKQFSQPNLVKQISQILEETKLAPSSLKLEITESTIMASPETAATVLKQLKAFGIQLCIDDFGTGYSSLAYLHRFPIDVLKIDRSFINQIDSDNERLAIVRAIVTLGSHLGLSVVAEGVETMEQWTQLKLLQCAFAQGYLFSKPLNAEETGILLAKNQDFNNILPLKTFNYLQNLCF; encoded by the coding sequence ATGGAATTAGAAATTTGTCAGCAGTCAAAAGTAGACTTGCAAGAACTAAAACAACAAAGAGCTATAGCGGAATTGGCACAGAGAGCATTGGCTAACACCAATCTGTCAGTACTGATGGACGAAACTGTTCATTTAGTTGCTCAAGTTCTGGATGTAAAACTTAGCGGAATTTTAGAACTTTTGCCAGGAGGTAATATTTTACTGCTTCAAGCAGGGGTGGGCTGGCATGAAGGGTTAGTGGGATCGGCAATGACAGGGACTGAGCCAAGTTCTCTCTTCGGTCATACTCTGCTAACTTCAAAGCCAGTGATTGTTGATGATTTGCGAGTAGAAAGCCGATTTGATGGTTCTCCCCTACTGCACAATCACCGAGTGGTTAGCGGTATTAGCATTGCGATCGCTACTCAAGGAAAAGTCTTTGGCATTATAGGAGCGTATGTAACTCAAGATCGAATATTCACTGATGACGATCGCTATTTCCTTCAATCTGTCGCCAATGTCTTGGCACTGGCAATCGATCGCAAGGAATCTGAGGAACGCTTGCATTTGATGGAACGTGCGATCGCAGCCAGCAGCAACGGAATTGTTTTAACCGATGCCCTTCAACCAGACAATCCGATCATTTATGTCAATTCAGCGTTTGAGAAAATCACAGGTTACCAAGCTAGTGAAATTCTCGGACAGAACTGTCGTTTCTTGCAAGGAAACGAGCAGAATCAGCCAGCCCTTAACGATCTGCGTCATGCCATGATAGAACAAAGAGATTGCCACGTGACTTTACGTAATTACCGCAAAGATGGCACTCTGTTTTGGAATGAACTTTATATAGCTCCCGTATTTGATTCTCTTGGATACTTAACTCACTTTATTGGCGTTCAGACTGATATTACTCAACGCCAGGAGGCTCTTCTTGCGTTACGGCAACGGGAGGAACAATACCGCAGAATTGTAGAAACGGCAGGGGAAGGAATTTGGTTACTCAATCAAGACAACCAAACCACTTTTGTCAACCAACAAATGGCAAGTATGTTGGGCTACACAACTGAGGAAATGCTTGGCAAGACTTTGTTCTCCTTTATGGATGAAGAAGGAGTGGCAATTACTAACACCTATTTAGAACGTCGTCATCAAGGTATTCACGAGATGCACGATTTTAAATTTCGATGTAAAGATGGTTCGGCTCTGTGGGCGATTGTTTCTTGTGCTCCCTTGTTTGACGAACAGAAAAATTATGCTGGGGTTTTAGGAATGGTTACTAACATTACCGAGCGCAAACATATGGAGGAAAAGCTAGCCTATCAAGCTTTTTATGATGCTTTAACGGGACTACCTAACCGAGTGTTGTTTATGGAAAGGCTTGGACAAGCAATCGCCCAAGTCAAATGCCACCCAGAAAATTTGTTTGCTGTTCTGTTTCTGGATCTGGATCGTTTTAAGGTTGTTAACGATAGTTTAGGACACGCAGTGGGCGACCAACTCCTAGTTGCGATCGCTCAACGTTTGCAAAGCTGCTTGCGACAGAACGATACCGTTGCTCGTTTGGGGGGAGATGAGTTTACCATCCTGCTTTCTCACATTCAAACTATCGAGGATGCTACTCTTGTTGCAGAACGCATTCATCACGTACTCAAATCCCCCTTTAACTTAAGTGGATCTGAAGTTTTTACAAGTGCCAGTATTGGCATTGCCGTAGGTAAAACTCAGTATGACCAACCTGCAGATGTGCTTCGAGATGCTGACACGGCTCTTTACCGTGCCAAAGAGCAAGGTAAAAGCGGGCATATCGTGTTTGATACTGTCATGTACGATCAAGCAGTAGCACTGCTACAGTTAGAGACTCAATTGCGTCGAGCGCTAGAACGGCAAGAGTTGCGCGTTTACTACCAACCAATTGTATCAGTTTCCACAGGAGCTATTACAGGATTTGAAGCACTGGTTCGTTGGCAACACCCCCAGCAAGGAATGATTTCTCCAGACAAGTTTATTCCAATAGCAGAAGAGACAGGGCTGATTGTCTCAATTGGTCAGTGGGTACTTCGTGAATCTTGTCAACAGTTACGACAATGGCAAAAACAATTTCCTGCTCTTGAGTCCTTGAGCATCAGTGTTAACCTTTCTGCCAAACAATTTTCCCAACCCAATCTTGTTAAGCAAATTAGCCAGATTTTAGAAGAAACTAAGCTTGCTCCGAGCAGCTTAAAGCTGGAAATTACCGAAAGCACAATTATGGCAAGTCCTGAAACAGCAGCTACTGTGCTTAAGCAATTGAAAGCTTTTGGAATACAATTGTGCATTGATGACTTTGGAACAGGTTACTCATCCCTTGCCTATTTACATCGTTTTCCCATTGATGTTTTGAAGATAGATCGTTCTTTTATCAATCAAATTGATAGCGATAATGAACGTTTAGCGATCGTTCGAGCCATTGTCACCCTAGGTTCTCATTTAGGGTTGAGTGTTGTTGCTGAAGGAGTGGAAACAATGGAGCAGTGGACACAACTTAAGCTGTTACAATGCGCTTTTGCACAAGGGTACCTGTTTTCTAAGCCCTTGAACGCAGAAGAAACAGGTATATTGCTCGCAAAAAACCAGGATTTTAATAACATTTTGCCTTTAAAAACCTTTAATTATCTACAAAATTTATGTTTCTAG